A portion of the Collinsella aerofaciens genome contains these proteins:
- a CDS encoding YerC/YecD family TrpR-related protein gives MNIENMFDKPDVKQLVHAFSLLDDEKDIQAFLTDICTPREICDLSQRLQVARYLDEGEPYVEVQARTGASSTTVSRVSKALNGEYGGYRKILIKLEDGE, from the coding sequence ATGAATATCGAGAACATGTTTGACAAGCCTGATGTCAAGCAGCTGGTCCACGCATTTAGTCTTTTGGATGACGAGAAGGATATCCAAGCGTTTTTGACCGATATCTGCACGCCGCGCGAGATCTGCGATCTTTCGCAACGTCTGCAGGTTGCGCGCTATCTGGACGAGGGCGAGCCCTATGTCGAGGTTCAGGCCCGCACGGGCGCTTCGTCTACCACGGTGAGCCGTGTGTCCAAGGCACTTAATGGCGAGTACGGTGGCTATCGCAAAATCCTCATCAAACTGGAGGATGGCGAGTAG
- a CDS encoding phage holin family protein, producing MRFMLNWLFTSIAIAIATFLVPGIQPFGFAEAWVCFAFVGLFLNIVDSLVKPFLTVISLPLTIITLGIFQLVVNSFMLELASYLSVNLLGAGISIASFGSAFMGSILVSIMRSILDSIAEG from the coding sequence ATGCGCTTTATGCTTAACTGGCTCTTTACCTCGATCGCCATCGCGATTGCCACGTTCCTCGTTCCCGGCATCCAGCCCTTCGGTTTTGCCGAGGCCTGGGTCTGTTTCGCCTTCGTGGGACTGTTCCTCAACATCGTCGACTCGCTCGTCAAACCGTTCCTGACGGTCATCTCGCTGCCACTCACTATTATTACGCTTGGTATTTTTCAGCTCGTAGTCAACAGCTTTATGCTCGAGCTGGCCAGCTACCTGTCAGTCAATCTGCTGGGCGCGGGTATCTCCATCGCCAGCTTTGGATCGGCCTTTATGGGCAGCATCCTGGTGTCCATCATGCGCAGCATCCTCGACAGCATCGCTGAGGGCTAA
- a CDS encoding PD-(D/E)XK nuclease family protein yields the protein MPVRIYTTNADTDMSDAESALLADLIARHGRAVLLAPTFAELDLCRHDAAEAGASLGVDYKTPSSWLRSLWELLGDGRSFVDNLQRQMLFSDMVARLDDADLQPLSRSQGTVRMLARMARDVLPGVAGIGAERCRGDNCQPESKSDAEARVFELLRAYAGGLDRRDMVEPCEAADIMAGVLTDNLPACTRAVCVRGITSFTHGLLELLSAVANNGGEVVVLLAREQAAMREDLAAAFDARGVLFEAAPLGENAGASETASAPATQPIFIEVAGPHARARAYVDALENLVAACEESVSRDGAATNSDPTRVFVVSARAPQLFGELAARLAARHIVAETTEFTAFSQSIAGRQFAALAGLIERMKAADEFTASKTEWWPAPELTDWIYSPLSGADAVNARTFDKNMRLSRSKTTAGVKSLLQSVQGQVRGARKAASDENWFKNVPCVVSDVFQALWRDKPVTALKAMLAVAEALPDRALGGLDGQARRQAETALLRHAIDILMNDAHTLDVSQAATVPVLDGVRTKVDKRSTAYDYETYEVDRAPRAQVRFASLADAAALRPDSYDAVLFADVDLDSYPLSHEEGPLATLTASLGREGVTLEPAALLRARFGRAMQASRGPVALARVTHDRQARECYPAAVWTELRAHAEAAEAAEAADADKAADDAEAADADKAADDAKATDADKAKCVGEGDIVRDFDPAAGEGLKRERVTCEAPQHLSAEAVPYLVLRRRDGEDEDAPLVPRLTSASQIEAYSTCPLCWFVSYRVKPQSIDAGFGNMEKGNFVHDVLEHLHARLPQEGMERVTPENLPRAQELLREVFAETLAEHAGKRGTEGPLVPLSPVEERQVAEILPQLEGVLAYESEALAPFAPRYLEFAFNELQVEYAGWPLGGRIDRVDVDAENRAVVIDYKHRSGVEEFKLADPTVRDEESGEAPIDDPRWLPPHTQTLIYAQAMRRALGLDTRAALYFSTKGGKPALRGAASAELLEEERGDGRIPGLKKGFPGEGGSMDFDALLDRVETGIAERLRELEAGDVAAVDPTSAQAAHARCSYNHEGTFVRRDV from the coding sequence ATGCCTGTTCGAATCTATACCACCAATGCCGACACGGATATGAGCGATGCCGAGTCGGCGCTGCTTGCCGACCTTATTGCCCGCCACGGGCGTGCCGTGCTGCTGGCGCCAACGTTTGCCGAGCTCGACCTGTGCCGTCATGATGCGGCGGAAGCCGGCGCTTCCCTGGGTGTTGACTACAAGACCCCTTCGTCGTGGCTCCGTTCGTTGTGGGAGCTTTTGGGCGATGGCCGCAGCTTTGTGGACAACCTGCAGCGCCAGATGCTGTTTTCGGACATGGTAGCGCGTCTCGACGACGCCGACCTGCAGCCGCTTTCGCGCAGCCAGGGCACGGTGCGTATGCTCGCGCGTATGGCTCGCGATGTGCTGCCGGGTGTGGCAGGGATAGGTGCCGAACGATGCCGTGGCGACAACTGCCAGCCGGAGTCAAAAAGCGATGCCGAGGCTCGTGTGTTCGAGCTTTTGCGCGCCTATGCGGGCGGTTTGGACCGTCGAGATATGGTCGAGCCCTGCGAGGCGGCTGACATTATGGCCGGTGTCCTGACCGATAACCTGCCGGCGTGCACCCGCGCCGTATGCGTGCGCGGTATCACGTCGTTTACGCACGGCCTGCTCGAGTTACTGTCTGCCGTGGCGAACAATGGGGGAGAGGTCGTCGTGCTGCTTGCCCGCGAGCAGGCGGCGATGCGCGAGGACCTGGCTGCCGCCTTTGATGCCCGCGGTGTGCTGTTTGAGGCCGCCCCGTTGGGGGAGAACGCCGGCGCGTCCGAGACCGCTTCTGCGCCTGCCACTCAGCCTATTTTTATAGAGGTGGCCGGCCCCCATGCCCGCGCCCGCGCTTATGTGGATGCTCTTGAGAACCTGGTCGCGGCATGTGAGGAGTCCGTGTCGCGCGACGGCGCCGCGACAAACTCCGACCCCACGCGCGTGTTCGTTGTTTCCGCCCGGGCACCCCAGCTGTTCGGCGAACTCGCTGCCCGTTTGGCGGCGCGTCACATTGTGGCCGAGACGACTGAGTTCACGGCGTTTTCCCAATCCATTGCGGGCAGGCAGTTTGCGGCGCTTGCCGGCCTGATCGAGCGCATGAAGGCCGCCGATGAGTTCACGGCGTCAAAGACCGAATGGTGGCCCGCGCCGGAGCTTACCGACTGGATCTACAGTCCGCTTTCGGGCGCTGATGCCGTCAATGCCCGTACCTTCGATAAGAACATGCGTCTCTCGCGCAGCAAGACTACCGCGGGCGTTAAGAGCCTGCTGCAGAGCGTCCAAGGCCAGGTGAGGGGCGCGCGTAAAGCGGCGAGCGACGAGAACTGGTTTAAGAACGTGCCGTGCGTGGTCTCGGACGTGTTCCAGGCGCTGTGGCGCGACAAGCCCGTGACGGCGCTCAAGGCCATGCTTGCCGTCGCCGAGGCACTGCCCGATCGCGCCCTTGGAGGCCTTGACGGTCAGGCTCGTCGTCAGGCGGAGACCGCCCTGCTGCGACATGCCATCGACATCCTTATGAACGACGCCCACACGCTCGACGTGTCGCAGGCCGCGACCGTGCCCGTGCTCGACGGCGTTCGTACCAAGGTGGACAAGCGCAGCACTGCATACGATTACGAGACCTACGAGGTCGACCGCGCGCCGCGCGCCCAAGTGCGCTTTGCGTCGCTTGCCGATGCGGCAGCCCTGCGCCCCGATAGCTACGATGCCGTGCTGTTTGCCGACGTCGACCTGGACAGTTATCCGCTCTCACACGAGGAGGGGCCGCTGGCCACGCTGACGGCGAGCCTTGGTCGCGAGGGCGTGACGCTTGAGCCTGCGGCCTTGCTGCGCGCACGCTTTGGCCGCGCGATGCAAGCGTCGCGTGGTCCGGTTGCGCTCGCCCGTGTGACCCACGATCGTCAAGCGCGCGAGTGCTATCCGGCTGCCGTGTGGACCGAGTTGCGGGCGCATGCCGAGGCCGCTGAAGCTGCTGAGGCCGCAGACGCCGACAAGGCAGCTGACGACGCTGAGGCCGCAGACGCCGACAAGGCAGCTGACGACGCTAAGGCCACTGACGCCGACAAGGCGAAGTGCGTGGGTGAGGGCGATATCGTAAGGGACTTCGATCCCGCGGCAGGCGAAGGTCTCAAGCGCGAGCGCGTGACCTGTGAAGCCCCGCAGCATCTGAGTGCCGAGGCCGTGCCGTATTTGGTCCTGCGCCGTCGTGACGGCGAGGACGAGGACGCGCCGCTCGTACCGCGCCTGACGTCCGCCTCGCAGATTGAGGCCTATTCCACCTGCCCGCTGTGCTGGTTCGTGTCGTATCGCGTTAAGCCCCAGTCCATCGATGCGGGCTTTGGCAACATGGAGAAGGGTAACTTCGTCCACGACGTGCTGGAACACCTGCACGCCCGTCTGCCCCAAGAGGGCATGGAGCGTGTGACGCCCGAGAACCTGCCGCGTGCACAGGAGCTGCTGCGCGAGGTCTTTGCCGAGACCTTGGCCGAGCATGCCGGCAAGCGCGGTACCGAGGGCCCGCTGGTGCCGCTCTCCCCGGTGGAGGAGCGTCAGGTGGCCGAGATTCTGCCGCAGCTGGAAGGTGTGCTCGCCTACGAGTCCGAGGCACTCGCGCCCTTCGCGCCGCGCTATCTGGAGTTTGCGTTCAACGAGCTCCAGGTCGAGTATGCCGGTTGGCCGCTCGGCGGGCGCATCGACCGCGTTGACGTGGATGCCGAGAATCGTGCCGTGGTGATCGACTACAAGCATCGTTCGGGTGTCGAGGAGTTTAAACTCGCCGACCCCACGGTGCGCGACGAGGAGTCGGGCGAGGCCCCCATCGACGACCCGCGCTGGCTGCCGCCCCATACCCAGACACTCATCTACGCGCAGGCCATGCGTCGGGCGCTGGGCCTAGATACCCGCGCAGCGCTCTACTTTTCCACCAAGGGCGGCAAGCCCGCGCTGCGTGGCGCCGCAAGTGCCGAGCTGCTCGAGGAAGAGCGCGGCGACGGTCGCATCCCGGGCCTTAAGAAGGGCTTTCCGGGCGAGGGCGGCAGCATGGACTTCGATGCGCTGCTCGACCGCGTGGAGACCGGCATTGCCGAGCGCCTGCGCGAGCTCGAGGCGGGCGACGTTGCCGCCGTCGACCCGACGTCGGCGCAGGCCGCGCATGCGCGCTGCTCGTATAACCACGAAGGAACGTTTGTAAGGAGGGACGTGTAG
- the mnmA gene encoding tRNA 2-thiouridine(34) synthase MnmA has protein sequence MSSSQQGVPQDARTCYNVCGAEPASRAAFLFWPHATKENLPMHNKRVLVAMSGGVDSSVTAYLLKSQGYECVGATMRLTCPAPDPATGMSKVDRDIADAKAVAERLGIPHHVLDLQQTFDRNVVERFVNAYQEGLTPNPCIICNRHIKFGALLDAALDMGCDYIATGHYAKTSQAPDGTWQLHRGEDPKKDQSYFLYSLTQERLAHTIFPLAGLDKERDVRRIATEQGFVNAKKAESEDICFIPDGDYAGYIERRCGHAAAPGNIVWRDGSVVGRHNGALRYTIGQRKGLGVAMAHPVYVTGVDAVNNTVHLGEAEDLTATALTANDWIWSAPADRMEAELDAGDIRVGAKYRYRQKDQAATLTRGEDGQMLLTFDEPQRAIAPGQAVVVYRGDVVLGGGTVTAAIR, from the coding sequence CTGAGCTCATCCCAACAGGGTGTCCCACAGGACGCCCGAACTTGCTACAATGTCTGCGGCGCGGAACCAGCCTCCCGCGCCGCTTTTCTTTTTTGGCCACATGCCACCAAGGAGAACCTCCCCATGCACAACAAGCGCGTGCTCGTCGCCATGAGCGGCGGCGTCGATTCCAGCGTGACCGCGTATCTGCTCAAAAGTCAGGGTTACGAATGTGTCGGTGCCACCATGCGCCTCACCTGCCCCGCGCCCGATCCCGCCACGGGCATGAGTAAGGTCGACCGCGACATCGCCGATGCAAAGGCCGTCGCCGAGCGCCTGGGGATACCCCATCACGTGCTCGACTTGCAGCAAACCTTCGACCGCAACGTTGTCGAGCGCTTTGTGAACGCCTATCAGGAGGGGCTGACGCCCAATCCGTGCATCATCTGCAACCGCCATATTAAGTTTGGCGCGTTGCTGGATGCGGCGCTGGATATGGGCTGCGACTACATCGCCACAGGCCACTATGCCAAAACGAGCCAGGCGCCCGACGGCACCTGGCAGCTGCATCGCGGCGAGGACCCCAAAAAGGACCAGAGTTACTTTTTGTATTCGCTCACGCAGGAGCGCCTGGCGCACACGATCTTTCCGCTGGCAGGCCTAGACAAAGAGCGCGACGTGCGCCGCATAGCCACCGAGCAGGGCTTTGTTAACGCCAAGAAGGCCGAAAGCGAGGACATCTGCTTTATTCCAGACGGCGACTACGCGGGCTATATCGAGCGCCGCTGCGGACATGCCGCTGCACCGGGCAACATCGTATGGCGCGACGGCAGCGTGGTTGGGCGCCACAACGGCGCGCTGCGCTACACCATCGGCCAGCGTAAGGGCTTGGGCGTCGCGATGGCGCATCCCGTGTACGTAACGGGTGTCGACGCCGTCAACAACACCGTGCATCTGGGCGAGGCAGAGGACCTGACGGCCACGGCGCTCACGGCCAACGACTGGATTTGGAGCGCCCCGGCCGACCGCATGGAGGCAGAGCTCGATGCCGGCGACATTCGCGTGGGCGCCAAGTACCGCTACCGTCAGAAAGACCAGGCAGCGACCCTTACGCGCGGCGAAGACGGGCAAATGTTGCTGACCTTTGACGAGCCGCAACGAGCCATCGCCCCCGGCCAAGCCGTCGTCGTCTATCGCGGCGACGTCGTCCTCGGCGGCGGCACCGTTACGGCAGCCATCAGGTAG
- a CDS encoding RrF2 family transcriptional regulator: MLVSTKGRYALRVMVDLAEHQAAGRIPLKEIAARQGISEKYLENILATLVRANMLSGMRGKGGGYVLTRPPEQYTVGEILRLTEGSLAPVACLDGDCKGCSRSDECPTLDVWKNLDKLINDYLDGVTLDALVAPNEGYDYVI, from the coding sequence ATGTTGGTTTCTACTAAGGGCAGATATGCCCTGCGCGTTATGGTCGATCTGGCCGAGCACCAAGCGGCCGGTCGCATCCCGCTTAAAGAGATTGCGGCACGTCAGGGTATTTCGGAGAAGTACCTCGAGAATATTCTGGCGACGCTCGTGCGCGCCAATATGCTCTCGGGCATGCGCGGCAAGGGCGGCGGCTATGTGCTCACACGCCCGCCCGAGCAGTACACGGTGGGCGAGATCTTGCGCCTGACCGAGGGCAGCCTGGCGCCGGTCGCCTGTCTGGATGGCGACTGCAAGGGTTGCTCGCGATCTGATGAGTGCCCCACGCTCGACGTGTGGAAGAACCTGGACAAGCTCATCAACGACTACCTCGACGGCGTGACGCTCGATGCGCTCGTCGCCCCCAACGAGGGCTACGACTACGTCATCTAA
- a CDS encoding UvrD-helicase domain-containing protein produces the protein MDLSTLMPQQLQIVKTLDRPLFVSAGAGSGKTFTLTRRIVYALSPESGPFVEHLDQVLAITFTKDAAAEIRDRVRRALIDEGMDEEALTVDDAWISTIHGMCSRILRAHALELGIDPEFTVLTDTDELMDQAVEHVLGRATAPDAAPELAASLKALYAWYPMAGEGGPFGAGTTIKGLVRDLLELSSQLPGGMDDVRVARGQADTSALADAYRAALGASKATTEKAQVALDAIDAFEASGKTMEDAARLMMSCSMPRASKAFPKEQVELLKAEAADAFINIVLACGGPALDALVGLARAVEAEYRALKADQSALDNNDLLRMAYEALRDYPAIRAAYEGRFKMVMIDEFQDTDQMQVDLIRYLTGAGERALCTVGDAQQSIYRFRGAEVEVFRRQERKVGSSAAPETAAASDAPAGELVKLVRNFRSHDEVLRYVARVFDGDTGGLMQGFLDLEPSDKREDKLKAKASRRQALFVAGGSTQERTQAKARAIAERFQALVKAGQPQGDMVLLLGRMTNADVYAQAFRDQGLDCVIAGGSVFAQAAEVQTVRALVCALANPADTVQGLMPLLASPMFALGAQEFLALATKLDEQTGETSRRNIDVGIMSDSDVPGLQNLPLVTRAREVLRYALRRVGRDSFAAIARDVVNASGWFVRLAQRGPEGKAIAANVLKALDAVAEAEAEFGNSPRSIALAFDRFLAGKEAPGALNEEGDGAVRIMTVHASKGLEYPVVAVAECFGVRKSSGAAQMGRVEGGAQVVALPARFDGVKLADGTFVKGDDVKKQFEHSFKGKGTSLWLPPELMEDVCATGSPAEAFARLRNADLQLSLEERARLLYVAMTRARELVILAMDAGVSRGKVTAPTFDVETDLTYDVLRRILPTDSLDMPQLDSDRLVFDNSQPGDYELISLADFTFGEQAFEVNASLDVEGRLVRGDAEPEGAGADARAAVPGPADPEPDAFELVYPQAVGVRMGTCPYPARDSYSYSSIAAALHAESEDRAAEAHMPMDEAGDDAESDGSEMADADVAAVEPAGNPMALGSAFHAACQWLIEMGADELPAARADALARLWRLTPEQRERFDVALDRWLKSAVRAELLAWPCVRAEVPFFSLGCEDEDIARYGAYAEGAIDALATNPADSSRALVIDYKTGGTPDETPEQLQEKHALQARVYADVLHKAGFEAVTVKFVRVEQANPAIFVEPAEPQVVTYNL, from the coding sequence ATGGATCTTTCGACCTTGATGCCGCAACAGCTGCAGATCGTCAAGACGCTCGACCGTCCGCTGTTTGTCTCGGCGGGCGCCGGCTCGGGCAAGACCTTTACCCTCACGCGCCGCATCGTCTATGCGCTCTCGCCCGAATCCGGTCCGTTCGTCGAGCATCTGGACCAGGTGCTCGCCATCACCTTTACCAAGGATGCTGCGGCCGAGATTCGCGACCGCGTGCGCCGTGCGCTTATCGACGAGGGCATGGACGAGGAAGCGCTGACCGTCGACGACGCGTGGATTTCGACCATTCACGGCATGTGCTCGCGTATCCTGCGCGCGCACGCGTTGGAGTTGGGCATCGACCCCGAGTTCACGGTGCTTACCGATACCGATGAGCTTATGGATCAGGCTGTCGAGCATGTGCTGGGGCGCGCGACGGCGCCCGATGCCGCGCCTGAGCTCGCCGCCTCGCTTAAGGCCCTCTACGCTTGGTATCCCATGGCGGGCGAGGGCGGGCCGTTTGGCGCCGGTACCACCATCAAAGGCCTGGTGCGCGACCTGTTGGAGCTATCGAGCCAGCTGCCGGGCGGCATGGACGATGTGCGCGTGGCACGCGGCCAGGCCGACACCTCGGCGCTTGCCGATGCCTATCGTGCGGCGCTGGGTGCGAGCAAGGCCACGACCGAGAAAGCACAGGTGGCACTCGACGCCATTGACGCGTTCGAGGCGAGCGGCAAAACCATGGAGGATGCGGCGCGACTCATGATGTCGTGCAGCATGCCTCGGGCGAGCAAGGCGTTTCCTAAGGAGCAGGTGGAGCTGCTCAAGGCCGAAGCAGCCGATGCGTTTATCAATATCGTGCTTGCCTGCGGCGGCCCGGCGCTCGATGCGCTGGTGGGGCTAGCCCGTGCCGTAGAGGCGGAGTACCGTGCGCTTAAGGCCGACCAGTCCGCGCTCGACAATAACGACCTGTTGCGCATGGCATACGAGGCGCTGCGCGATTATCCCGCCATCCGAGCTGCCTATGAGGGCCGCTTTAAGATGGTCATGATCGATGAGTTCCAGGATACCGACCAGATGCAGGTCGATTTGATTCGCTATCTGACGGGCGCGGGGGAGCGCGCGCTGTGCACCGTGGGCGATGCGCAGCAGTCGATCTACCGCTTCCGTGGCGCCGAGGTCGAGGTATTCCGTCGCCAGGAGCGCAAGGTGGGCTCCTCTGCTGCGCCCGAGACGGCTGCCGCATCCGATGCCCCCGCCGGCGAGCTCGTCAAACTCGTGCGCAACTTCCGTAGCCACGACGAGGTGCTGCGCTACGTAGCACGCGTCTTTGACGGCGACACCGGTGGTTTGATGCAGGGGTTCTTGGATCTTGAACCGAGCGACAAACGCGAGGACAAGCTCAAGGCAAAGGCGTCGCGCCGCCAGGCGCTGTTCGTTGCCGGTGGCAGCACGCAGGAGCGAACGCAGGCGAAAGCTCGTGCGATTGCGGAGCGGTTCCAAGCGCTCGTCAAAGCGGGGCAGCCCCAGGGCGATATGGTGTTGCTGCTGGGTCGCATGACCAACGCCGATGTCTATGCGCAAGCTTTCCGTGACCAAGGGCTCGACTGTGTGATCGCAGGCGGCTCGGTCTTTGCCCAGGCAGCCGAGGTGCAGACGGTGCGTGCCCTGGTCTGCGCGCTCGCCAATCCGGCTGATACGGTCCAAGGCCTTATGCCGTTGCTGGCCTCGCCGATGTTTGCACTCGGCGCCCAGGAGTTCCTGGCGCTGGCGACCAAGCTCGACGAGCAGACGGGCGAGACGTCGCGCCGCAATATCGATGTGGGCATCATGAGCGATTCCGATGTGCCGGGTTTGCAGAACCTGCCGCTCGTGACGCGTGCCCGCGAGGTGCTGCGCTACGCGCTTCGTCGCGTGGGACGCGACTCGTTCGCCGCCATCGCGCGCGACGTGGTCAACGCCTCCGGCTGGTTCGTGCGTCTGGCGCAGCGCGGCCCCGAGGGCAAGGCCATTGCCGCCAACGTGCTCAAGGCGCTCGACGCCGTGGCCGAGGCAGAGGCCGAGTTCGGCAACTCGCCGCGCTCCATTGCGCTCGCCTTCGACCGCTTCTTGGCGGGCAAGGAGGCCCCGGGCGCCCTCAACGAGGAAGGTGACGGCGCGGTGCGCATCATGACGGTGCATGCCTCCAAGGGTCTGGAATATCCGGTCGTGGCGGTCGCCGAGTGCTTTGGCGTGCGTAAGTCCTCGGGTGCGGCACAGATGGGTCGCGTCGAGGGCGGAGCGCAGGTCGTGGCACTGCCGGCACGCTTCGACGGCGTTAAGCTCGCCGACGGCACGTTCGTAAAGGGCGATGACGTCAAAAAGCAGTTTGAACACTCGTTTAAGGGCAAGGGCACGTCACTGTGGTTGCCGCCAGAGCTTATGGAGGACGTCTGCGCGACGGGCTCTCCCGCCGAGGCGTTTGCCCGCCTGCGCAACGCCGACCTGCAGCTTTCGCTCGAGGAGCGGGCTCGTCTGCTCTATGTCGCCATGACGCGAGCGCGCGAGTTGGTCATTTTAGCGATGGACGCCGGCGTGAGCCGCGGCAAGGTGACGGCGCCGACCTTCGATGTCGAGACGGATCTGACCTACGACGTGCTGCGCCGCATCCTGCCGACCGACAGTCTGGACATGCCGCAGCTCGATAGCGACCGTTTGGTGTTCGACAACTCCCAGCCGGGCGACTACGAGCTCATCTCGCTGGCGGACTTTACGTTTGGCGAGCAGGCGTTTGAGGTCAACGCTTCGCTGGATGTCGAGGGCAGGCTTGTCCGCGGCGATGCGGAGCCGGAGGGTGCCGGTGCGGATGCCCGCGCCGCCGTTCCCGGTCCTGCCGACCCCGAGCCCGATGCGTTTGAGCTCGTGTATCCCCAGGCGGTGGGCGTGCGCATGGGCACCTGCCCGTATCCGGCGCGCGATTCGTACAGCTACTCGTCAATTGCCGCGGCGCTGCATGCCGAGTCCGAGGACCGTGCCGCCGAGGCACACATGCCCATGGACGAGGCCGGCGATGATGCGGAGTCGGATGGTTCCGAGATGGCCGATGCGGACGTGGCCGCCGTTGAGCCCGCCGGCAACCCCATGGCGCTGGGCTCGGCGTTCCATGCCGCCTGCCAGTGGCTGATCGAGATGGGTGCCGATGAGCTGCCCGCCGCGCGTGCCGATGCACTGGCGCGTCTGTGGCGCCTGACGCCGGAGCAGCGCGAGCGCTTCGACGTTGCCCTGGACCGCTGGCTCAAGTCGGCGGTCCGTGCCGAGCTGCTTGCCTGGCCGTGCGTTCGCGCCGAGGTGCCGTTCTTTTCGCTGGGCTGCGAGGACGAGGACATCGCTCGCTACGGTGCATATGCCGAAGGCGCCATCGACGCTTTGGCGACGAACCCGGCGGATTCGTCACGCGCGCTGGTCATCGACTACAAGACGGGCGGCACACCGGACGAGACGCCGGAACAGCTGCAGGAGAAGCACGCCCTGCAGGCGCGCGTCTACGCTGATGTTCTGCACAAGGCGGGCTTTGAGGCCGTGACCGTTAAGTTCGTCCGCGTGGAGCAGGCGAATCCAGCCATCTTCGTCGAACCCGCCGAACCTCAAGTAGTCACCTACAACCTCTAG
- the cysK gene encoding cysteine synthase A — MSNVYTSIDQLIGHTPLLELTHFEADEDLKARVLVKLEYFNPAGSVKDRVAKNMIDEAEKAGKLVRGGDYTIIEPTSGNTGVGIASVAAARGYKVIITMPETMSVERRKLMQAYGAQLVLTDGSKGMKGAIAKAEELQKETPNSIIAGQFVNPANPAIHKATTGPEIWDDTDGKVDIFVAGVGTGGTVTGVGEFLKEQNPEIQVVAVEPATSPVLSKGQAGPHKIQGIGAGFVPDVLDTQVYDEIIPVENDDAFATGRAVGHKEGVLVGISSGAAVWAALQLAKRPENEGKTIVALLADTGERYLSTALFQD; from the coding sequence ATGAGCAATGTTTACACGTCCATCGATCAGCTTATCGGCCACACCCCGCTTCTGGAGCTCACCCACTTTGAGGCCGACGAGGACCTCAAGGCCCGCGTGCTCGTCAAACTGGAATACTTCAACCCCGCCGGGTCCGTTAAAGACCGCGTCGCCAAGAACATGATTGACGAGGCCGAGAAGGCCGGCAAGCTCGTGCGTGGCGGCGACTACACCATCATCGAGCCCACGAGCGGCAACACCGGCGTCGGCATCGCCTCGGTGGCGGCGGCCCGCGGCTACAAGGTGATCATCACCATGCCCGAGACCATGTCCGTCGAGCGCCGCAAGCTGATGCAGGCATACGGTGCGCAGCTTGTGCTCACCGACGGCTCCAAGGGCATGAAGGGCGCTATCGCCAAGGCGGAGGAGCTGCAGAAGGAGACTCCCAACAGCATCATTGCCGGCCAGTTTGTGAACCCCGCGAACCCGGCCATTCACAAGGCCACGACCGGCCCCGAGATCTGGGACGACACCGACGGCAAGGTCGACATCTTCGTCGCCGGCGTCGGCACCGGCGGCACCGTGACCGGCGTGGGCGAGTTCCTCAAGGAGCAAAACCCCGAGATTCAGGTCGTCGCCGTCGAGCCCGCCACCTCCCCGGTGCTCTCCAAGGGCCAGGCCGGCCCGCACAAGATCCAGGGTATCGGTGCCGGCTTTGTGCCCGACGTCCTCGACACCCAGGTCTACGACGAGATCATCCCCGTCGAGAACGACGACGCCTTTGCCACCGGCCGCGCCGTGGGCCACAAGGAGGGCGTGCTCGTGGGCATTTCGTCCGGCGCCGCCGTGTGGGCCGCACTGCAGCTGGCCAAGCGCCCCGAGAACGAGGGCAAGACCATCGTGGCGCTGCTCGCCGACACCGGCGAGCGCTACCTGTCCACGGCGCTCTTCCAGGACTAA